The Deltaproteobacteria bacterium genome window below encodes:
- the dnaB gene encoding replicative DNA helicase yields MAIQAPKEITTHRVPPHNIEAEQSVLGGILLEKDSINKVLEVLSPDGSDFYHNAHAKLFKGMVRLFEKTTPIDVVTLSDLFKGSDELASVGGLPYIIELVETTPTAANIMYYARIVKGKAVVRRLIGAATEIATLGYEGVENPDDFVDQAEQKIFQISQDRAKKSFYALKDLIKGAFESIEKLYERKSHVTGISTGFRELDKLTAGLQDSDLIIIAGRPGMGKTSFALNLAENAAIDANAPVAVFSLEMSKEQLVQRMLASRARIDLQKLRNGFLKDEDWGKLTTAVGTLYEAPIYIDDTPAQTVLEMRAKARRWKEEFGLKLILVDYLQLMRGRKGADSREQEISDISRSLKALAKELHVPVVALSQLSRRAEQREGSVPQLSDLRESGAIEQDADVVMFVYREGVYKKCECPADLCTCGIRKSAEIRVEKQRNGPTGVAKLTFMNEYTRFEDQAPHEYDTHGEWVE; encoded by the coding sequence ATGGCTATCCAGGCCCCCAAAGAGATCACCACCCACAGGGTGCCGCCGCACAATATCGAGGCGGAACAGTCGGTCCTCGGCGGCATACTCCTTGAAAAGGACTCTATAAACAAGGTACTAGAAGTCCTCTCCCCTGACGGGTCGGACTTCTACCACAACGCCCACGCCAAGCTCTTCAAGGGCATGGTCAGGCTATTCGAGAAGACCACCCCCATCGACGTCGTGACCCTCTCGGACCTCTTCAAGGGCTCGGACGAGCTCGCGTCCGTGGGCGGGCTACCCTACATAATCGAACTCGTCGAAACGACACCCACCGCCGCGAATATCATGTACTACGCCCGGATTGTCAAGGGCAAGGCCGTGGTGCGGCGGCTCATCGGCGCGGCGACCGAGATCGCCACCCTGGGGTACGAGGGGGTCGAAAACCCCGACGACTTCGTGGACCAGGCCGAGCAGAAAATTTTCCAGATATCCCAGGACAGGGCCAAGAAGTCCTTTTACGCCCTCAAAGACCTCATAAAGGGCGCGTTCGAGTCCATAGAGAAGCTCTACGAGAGGAAGAGCCATGTCACGGGCATATCCACGGGCTTCAGGGAGCTTGATAAGCTCACAGCTGGGCTCCAGGATTCCGACCTCATAATCATAGCCGGAAGGCCGGGCATGGGTAAGACATCGTTTGCGCTGAACCTGGCCGAGAACGCCGCTATCGACGCGAACGCGCCTGTCGCCGTCTTCTCGCTTGAGATGAGCAAGGAGCAGCTCGTACAGAGGATGCTCGCCTCAAGGGCCAGGATAGACCTCCAGAAGCTCCGGAACGGGTTTTTAAAGGACGAGGACTGGGGAAAGCTCACGACCGCCGTTGGCACGCTCTACGAGGCGCCCATATACATAGACGACACCCCGGCGCAGACCGTGCTCGAGATGAGGGCCAAGGCCCGGAGGTGGAAAGAGGAGTTCGGCCTTAAGCTCATCCTGGTCGACTATCTGCAGCTCATGCGCGGAAGGAAGGGCGCGGACAGCCGCGAGCAGGAGATATCCGACATATCCCGGTCGCTTAAGGCGCTTGCAAAGGAGCTGCACGTGCCTGTTGTGGCCCTATCCCAGCTATCAAGGCGGGCCGAGCAGCGCGAGGGAAGCGTTCCCCAGCTATCGGACCTCCGCGAATCAGGCGCGATAGAGCAGGACGCGGACGTCGTCATGTTCGTATACAGGGAAGGCGTTTACAAGAAGTGCGAGTGCCCGGCCGACCTCTGCACCTGCGGGATACGGAAGAGCGCTGAGATTCGGGTCGAGAAGCAGAGGAACGGCCCCACAGGGGTAGCCAAGCTCACCTTTATGAACGAGTACACCAGGTTCGAGGACCAGGCCCCGCACGAGTACGACACCCACGGCGAGTGGGTCGAGTAG
- the priA gene encoding primosomal protein N', with protein MRKPFAEIAVALPIDSTFTYRIPEELESEAALGKRALVPFGKRLVTGYIIGLHSSPPPGIKDLKPISDILDAYPLFDEKRLKFFKWMSSYYFAPLGEALSLIHPGAVNMRSSRFLRAVTDGPSVAGLNPLESAILEAAAGKGVSLTVLKKRFFGKPVYNAIIRLKRKGLVIEEENIKGGGSKKSERIVRTAGGAGMDELKAPLQKKILAFLNGRGGEAALVALVNELGSGVRDAAARLEAKGIVTVEERRVHRDPFSSIAPRQVLFEPNAEQKAAIDRIAESIEKGGYSPFLLYGVTGSGKTLVYLKALEKAAAAGKRAIILSPEIALTPWPAAYLSALFPGRVALAHSGLSDGERLDEWQRAVEGRADIVVGARSALFTPLKNLGLIIVDEEHETSYKQEDGLRYNARDSALMLAKHLGITAVLGSATPSIETFHNTTTGKLIPLVIRNRVDSRPLPTMEIEDMRGKKVVVSERLSTLLSGTLASGRQSLLFLNRRGFGSSIICRDCGRRFECLNCSVPLTLHKGKRKLLCHYCDLSIQAPSLCPDCSGANLTPIGAGTERVEEEVLRILPEARVGRMDRDTASLKGAARRIIGEVEDKKLDVLIGTQMASKGHHFPGVTLVGVVSGDTSLNIPDFRSTERTFQLITQAAGRAGRGNDPGHVVIQTLNPGHYCFRSIMAHDYDSFFREEIENRRELLYPPFTRLCVLRFDGLNEGEVIKAASSVKAAAEKIINSNKFEIFALGPAPALVHMIKNRHRWQVLLKSKEINPLHSLVRALKAHFEAGKSRVALSIDMDPSIVV; from the coding sequence ATGCGAAAACCGTTTGCCGAAATAGCCGTCGCCCTCCCCATTGACTCCACCTTTACGTACCGCATACCCGAGGAGCTTGAAAGCGAAGCCGCGCTCGGCAAACGCGCCCTCGTGCCTTTCGGGAAAAGGCTCGTAACCGGATACATCATAGGCCTTCATTCCTCCCCTCCCCCCGGAATAAAGGACCTTAAGCCCATTTCGGACATACTGGACGCATATCCGCTTTTTGACGAGAAGCGCCTCAAGTTCTTCAAATGGATGTCCTCCTATTATTTCGCGCCCCTCGGTGAGGCGCTCTCCCTCATACACCCCGGCGCTGTAAATATGAGAAGCTCCCGTTTTTTAAGGGCCGTTACGGACGGGCCTTCCGTGGCGGGACTAAACCCGCTCGAGTCGGCTATCCTTGAAGCCGCAGCCGGAAAGGGCGTCTCTCTCACTGTCTTGAAAAAGAGGTTTTTCGGGAAACCAGTATATAACGCCATCATAAGGCTTAAAAGGAAAGGCCTCGTCATCGAGGAGGAAAATATCAAGGGCGGGGGCTCGAAAAAGTCAGAAAGGATAGTAAGGACAGCCGGAGGCGCCGGCATGGATGAATTGAAAGCACCCCTCCAGAAAAAGATACTGGCTTTCCTTAACGGCAGAGGCGGCGAAGCAGCGCTCGTGGCGCTCGTTAACGAGCTCGGGAGCGGCGTAAGGGATGCTGCAGCGAGGCTTGAGGCCAAGGGCATCGTGACTGTAGAGGAGCGCCGGGTCCACAGGGACCCGTTCTCGTCCATAGCACCGAGACAGGTCCTCTTCGAGCCCAATGCCGAGCAGAAGGCCGCGATAGACAGGATAGCCGAGTCCATTGAAAAGGGCGGCTACAGCCCCTTCCTCCTCTACGGGGTGACCGGTAGCGGCAAGACCCTCGTGTATCTCAAGGCCCTTGAAAAAGCGGCGGCAGCCGGGAAGAGGGCCATAATACTGTCGCCTGAGATCGCGTTGACGCCCTGGCCCGCGGCTTACTTGAGCGCGCTCTTTCCGGGCAGGGTAGCGCTCGCGCACAGCGGCCTTTCCGACGGCGAGAGGCTGGATGAGTGGCAGAGGGCGGTAGAGGGCAGGGCCGACATAGTTGTCGGCGCTCGCTCGGCCCTTTTCACGCCCTTAAAAAACCTCGGCCTTATCATAGTGGACGAGGAACACGAGACCTCGTACAAGCAGGAGGACGGGCTAAGATACAACGCCAGGGACTCGGCCCTGATGCTAGCTAAGCACCTCGGCATAACGGCGGTGCTTGGCTCGGCCACACCTTCCATTGAGACTTTCCATAACACAACTACAGGTAAGCTCATCCCGCTCGTAATAAGGAACAGGGTGGATTCTAGGCCGCTACCCACGATGGAGATCGAGGACATGCGGGGAAAAAAGGTGGTGGTCTCCGAAAGGCTCTCAACGCTCCTTTCCGGAACCCTGGCCTCGGGCAGGCAGTCGCTCCTTTTCCTCAACAGGCGAGGTTTCGGGAGCTCCATAATATGCAGGGACTGCGGAAGGCGTTTCGAATGCCTGAACTGCTCGGTGCCCCTTACGCTCCACAAGGGGAAAAGGAAGCTCCTCTGCCATTATTGCGACCTGTCCATACAGGCGCCCTCGCTCTGCCCGGACTGCTCCGGGGCAAATCTTACGCCGATTGGCGCGGGGACTGAGAGGGTCGAGGAGGAGGTCCTGAGAATTTTGCCGGAGGCTCGCGTCGGCAGAATGGACCGGGATACCGCCTCCCTTAAAGGGGCTGCGAGGAGGATAATCGGGGAAGTGGAGGATAAAAAGCTCGATGTCCTCATAGGCACGCAGATGGCCTCTAAAGGGCATCACTTCCCCGGCGTTACGCTCGTGGGTGTAGTCTCGGGGGATACCTCACTCAACATCCCGGATTTCAGGTCCACGGAAAGGACCTTCCAGCTCATAACCCAGGCAGCCGGGCGGGCCGGAAGGGGGAACGACCCCGGGCACGTTGTGATACAGACCCTGAACCCCGGCCATTACTGTTTCAGGTCCATAATGGCACATGACTACGATTCCTTTTTCAGGGAGGAGATCGAGAACCGTAGAGAGCTACTCTACCCTCCATTTACCCGCCTCTGCGTTTTGAGGTTCGACGGCTTGAATGAAGGAGAAGTTATCAAGGCCGCAAGCTCCGTCAAGGCAGCGGCAGAGAAGATAATAAACTCCAATAAGTTTGAAATCTTTGCGCTCGGGCCTGCCCCGGCCCTCGTGCATATGATAAAAAACCGGCACAGATGGCAGGTCCTCTTGAAAAGCAAGGAAATAAACCCCCTCCACTCCCTGGTCCGCGCCTTGAAGGCCCATTTCGAGGCCGGCAAAAGCAGGGTCGCCCTATCCATAGACATGGACCCGTCAATCGTGGTCTGA
- the def gene encoding peptide deformylase, whose amino-acid sequence MILEILKYPDPFLKTKARPVDAVDDGIRKLIDDMIETMYHAKGIGLASVQVGVDKRVVVLDVPDEEDRDRKRGKNLLALVNPEIIYKEGVTTFEEGCLSVPGFTADVERASVLKVSALDRNGSPVEIEAGGLLAIAIQHEIDHIDGFLFIDRLSRIKREMIKRKIKKALEAEEKAL is encoded by the coding sequence ATGATACTCGAAATACTGAAATACCCGGACCCTTTCCTCAAGACAAAGGCCAGGCCCGTCGATGCCGTGGACGACGGCATAAGGAAGCTTATCGACGACATGATCGAGACGATGTACCACGCGAAGGGCATCGGGCTCGCCTCCGTGCAGGTCGGCGTCGATAAAAGGGTCGTCGTCCTCGACGTCCCTGACGAAGAAGACCGGGACAGGAAGAGGGGCAAGAACCTCCTGGCGCTAGTGAACCCCGAGATAATATACAAAGAGGGCGTCACTACCTTCGAGGAGGGCTGCCTGAGCGTTCCCGGCTTCACCGCAGACGTCGAGCGCGCCTCGGTCTTGAAGGTCAGCGCCCTGGACAGGAACGGCAGCCCTGTCGAGATAGAGGCTGGCGGACTTCTGGCCATCGCCATCCAGCACGAGATAGACCACATAGACGGGTTCCTTTTTATCGATAGGCTCTCTCGCATAAAAAGGGAAATGATAAAGAGGAAGATAAAGAAAGCCCTGGAAGCCGAGGAAAAAGCCCTTTGA
- the fmt gene encoding methionyl-tRNA formyltransferase, protein MAGPAAKIVFMGTPLFAVPSLRALMDAGYQILAAVTQPDKPRGRGLSPLPSPVKLLALENGVPVLEPLKLKDESFMERLRALSPDLIVVVAYGKILPTAILSLPPKGCVNLHASLLPKYRGAAPINRAIMNGEKETGVCTMLMDEGMDTGDTLICERMPIGEEDTAEDLAKALSEKGAAVLLKTVDLLLRGDIKPVPQDDSLASYAPVLKKEDGRVDWKRSGVEIKDQVRGLYPWPGAFTSWKGSLLKIHKGKAAEAAASGGEPGTVLYAGKDGIIIACGKGAFVIAELQPENKRRMSAAEFVAGYRVSKGERLG, encoded by the coding sequence TTGGCCGGGCCGGCAGCAAAAATAGTATTCATGGGAACGCCCCTGTTCGCGGTGCCTTCGCTACGCGCGCTCATGGATGCGGGATATCAGATACTCGCGGCCGTTACGCAGCCCGACAAGCCCCGGGGCAGGGGCCTTTCCCCTCTTCCCTCGCCTGTAAAGCTCCTTGCCCTCGAAAATGGCGTACCCGTGCTCGAGCCCCTGAAATTAAAAGACGAATCCTTCATGGAGAGACTGCGGGCGCTCAGCCCCGACCTCATAGTGGTCGTTGCCTATGGAAAAATCCTCCCCACAGCCATACTCTCACTCCCCCCTAAGGGATGCGTCAACCTCCATGCCTCGCTTCTCCCTAAATACAGGGGCGCGGCCCCCATAAACCGGGCCATAATGAACGGCGAGAAAGAGACCGGGGTGTGCACCATGCTCATGGATGAGGGCATGGACACCGGAGACACGCTCATCTGTGAGCGCATGCCAATAGGAGAGGAGGATACGGCAGAAGACCTCGCGAAGGCACTTTCGGAAAAAGGGGCAGCTGTTCTTCTTAAGACCGTCGACCTCCTCTTGAGGGGCGACATAAAACCTGTTCCGCAGGACGATAGCCTCGCCTCGTACGCGCCTGTATTAAAAAAAGAAGACGGCAGGGTCGATTGGAAAAGGAGCGGCGTCGAGATAAAGGACCAGGTCCGGGGGCTCTATCCGTGGCCCGGCGCTTTTACTTCCTGGAAGGGATCGCTTTTGAAGATACACAAAGGGAAAGCGGCCGAGGCCGCTGCATCCGGAGGCGAGCCGGGGACCGTGCTGTATGCGGGCAAGGACGGGATAATAATCGCCTGCGGAAAAGGGGCTTTCGTCATAGCAGAGCTTCAGCCCGAGAACAAGAGACGCATGAGCGCGGCCGAGTTCGTGGCCGGCTACAGGGTTTCAAAGGGGGAACGGCTTGGCTGA
- a CDS encoding DUF116 domain-containing protein — translation MADGQMQGIGHGSAGSISYRPGRSLFAALIVLLALAAASFGFLLWYVPTVGLRNIHPALPWLLGVITFVFSLAIFGGGAIILNAALLGKVPFYSGWLRWLIMRFYLPVMSLAGALLKMPRIKIEQAFIELNNQMVRMMARGLKPGRLLILMPHCIQFDNCKIKVTRDVRNCAGCGKCEIGELVNLSDEFGINLFISTGGTVARRKVQEERPDAVIAVACERDLASGLQDAYPLPVLAIVNERPRGYCMETGVAVKDVRQAIIELAGRAP, via the coding sequence TTGGCTGACGGTCAAATGCAGGGCATAGGTCACGGGAGCGCCGGGAGCATATCCTACAGGCCCGGGCGGAGCCTCTTCGCGGCCCTCATCGTACTCCTGGCATTGGCGGCAGCGTCCTTCGGCTTTCTCCTCTGGTATGTGCCGACAGTGGGCCTCCGGAACATCCATCCGGCGCTTCCCTGGCTCCTGGGCGTTATCACGTTCGTCTTTTCGCTTGCCATCTTCGGGGGCGGCGCGATAATACTGAACGCCGCGCTGCTCGGGAAGGTCCCCTTCTACTCCGGGTGGCTCCGCTGGCTCATAATGAGGTTTTACCTCCCGGTCATGTCACTGGCCGGGGCGCTCCTGAAAATGCCCAGGATAAAGATCGAACAGGCCTTCATAGAGCTCAATAACCAGATGGTCAGGATGATGGCCAGGGGCTTGAAACCAGGGCGCCTCCTCATACTCATGCCCCATTGCATACAGTTCGACAACTGCAAGATAAAGGTCACGAGGGACGTCAGGAACTGCGCCGGCTGCGGAAAGTGCGAGATAGGAGAGCTCGTTAATCTAAGCGACGAGTTCGGCATAAACCTCTTCATCTCGACCGGCGGCACCGTCGCGAGGAGAAAAGTCCAGGAGGAGAGGCCGGACGCTGTCATAGCGGTCGCCTGCGAGAGGGACCTCGCGAGCGGCCTTCAGGACGCCTATCCCCTTCCGGTCCTGGCCATAGTAAACGAAAGGCCCCGCGGCTATTGCATGGAGACCGGGGTCGCGGTCAAAGACGTGCGCCAGGCCATTATAGAGCTTGCAGGCCGTGCCCCTTAG
- the htpX gene encoding zinc metalloprotease HtpX, with product MNYLKTAALLAVLTALLIFLGDMLGGRQGAILALIFAGVMNFGAYWWSDKIVLRMYNARRVDEGSAPGLYRIVAELASRAGMPMPAVHIIENDTPNAFATGRNPDHAAVAVTTGIMRILNREELEGVIAHELSHVKHRDILISSVAATIAGAITLLARLAYFSAIFGGRRGRGGNPLALLVMMIVAPIAAMIVQLAVSRSREYGADDGGARLTNPLYLASALRKLEYQNRRHPMEVNDGTAHLFIVNPLSARSFAKLFSTHPPIAERVRRLEGKAGGL from the coding sequence ATGAACTATTTGAAGACAGCCGCCCTTTTAGCGGTGCTTACAGCCTTGTTGATCTTCCTGGGAGACATGCTCGGCGGACGCCAGGGCGCGATACTTGCGCTTATCTTCGCGGGGGTCATGAACTTCGGGGCCTACTGGTGGAGCGACAAAATAGTGCTCAGGATGTATAACGCCAGGAGGGTGGACGAGGGGAGCGCGCCAGGCCTCTACCGCATAGTGGCGGAGCTTGCTTCAAGGGCCGGGATGCCGATGCCCGCAGTCCATATAATAGAGAACGATACCCCAAATGCCTTCGCCACTGGCCGGAACCCGGACCATGCGGCGGTGGCAGTGACGACCGGGATTATGAGGATACTGAACAGAGAGGAACTCGAAGGGGTAATAGCTCACGAGCTTTCGCACGTAAAGCACAGGGACATACTCATATCATCGGTCGCTGCGACCATTGCCGGAGCCATAACCCTCCTTGCGCGCCTGGCGTACTTTTCGGCCATATTCGGCGGACGGCGCGGACGGGGCGGCAACCCTTTGGCGCTGCTCGTGATGATGATAGTCGCGCCGATAGCCGCGATGATAGTGCAGCTCGCCGTGTCAAGGTCGAGGGAGTACGGGGCCGACGACGGAGGGGCCAGGCTCACTAACCCGCTTTACCTCGCGAGCGCTTTGAGGAAGCTCGAGTATCAGAACAGGCGCCATCCCATGGAAGTAAACGACGGAACGGCGCACCTCTTTATAGTTAACCCATTGAGCGCCCGGTCTTTCGCCAAGCTCTTCTCCACCCACCCGCCAATAGCGGAACGGGTCCGGCGGCTTGAGGGGAAAGCGGGCGGCTTGTGA
- a CDS encoding PilZ domain-containing protein — translation MGNLKELARADRFELQILGKLKLEGSSAPAESCLCNTVNISTSGALVETGFMVPKGSLVKYTFTLPGTDRSVEITGEIIRVEPGTEAAPRRIRPTSETPRKILRYGIMFLDLTESDRDAMDEFLTFYKKRNEHQRT, via the coding sequence ATGGGAAACCTGAAGGAGCTGGCGAGGGCGGATAGATTTGAGCTTCAGATACTCGGCAAGCTCAAGCTTGAAGGGAGCTCCGCTCCGGCGGAATCGTGCCTCTGCAATACCGTAAACATAAGCACGAGCGGCGCGCTGGTAGAGACCGGCTTCATGGTACCCAAAGGCTCCCTCGTAAAGTACACCTTCACCCTGCCCGGTACCGACAGGTCGGTTGAGATAACCGGCGAGATAATTCGCGTGGAGCCCGGCACCGAGGCGGCGCCAAGGAGGATAAGACCGACTAGCGAAACCCCCAGGAAGATACTTCGCTACGGCATAATGTTCCTCGACCTTACCGAATCTGACAGGGACGCGATGGATGAGTTCCTGACTTTTTATAAGAAGAGGAACGAGCATCAGAGGACCTGA
- a CDS encoding tetratricopeptide repeat protein yields the protein MGSSKIYDTLLKTALLSFTALLLVTPYGCSKAEKEAAAPAEQQQQQQQTADPSDPAKAHFEKGVQHLLKKEYDLAIKEYETVLQYNPKSAETYNNLGFAYFDTGEFEKASEAQKKAVEIKPDMANAYYGLAMAQEKTGDLVGALESWKAFSGLTQPNSKWWAKAQERIQVLENYKSAHGQDAGKPAGH from the coding sequence ATGGGCAGCTCAAAAATATATGATACTCTTTTAAAGACGGCATTATTGTCATTTACCGCTCTACTGCTTGTTACGCCTTACGGCTGCTCCAAGGCCGAGAAGGAAGCCGCCGCTCCTGCCGAGCAGCAGCAACAACAACAGCAGACCGCCGACCCGTCCGACCCGGCAAAGGCGCATTTCGAAAAAGGAGTGCAGCATCTCCTTAAAAAAGAATACGACCTCGCGATAAAGGAGTACGAGACCGTGCTCCAGTATAACCCCAAGAGCGCCGAAACATATAATAACCTGGGGTTCGCTTATTTCGACACCGGAGAGTTTGAAAAGGCCTCGGAAGCCCAAAAGAAGGCAGTCGAGATCAAACCTGACATGGCCAACGCATATTACGGGCTCGCAATGGCCCAGGAAAAGACCGGCGACCTTGTCGGGGCCCTTGAGAGCTGGAAGGCCTTCTCCGGCCTCACACAGCCGAACAGCAAATGGTGGGCCAAGGCCCAGGAGCGGATACAGGTCCTGGAAAACTACAAATCCGCACACGGTCAGGACGCAGGCAAGCCTGCCGGACACTGA
- a CDS encoding adenylosuccinate synthase produces the protein MARNIVIVGAQWGDEGKGKIVDILTESADVVVRFQGGNNAGHTVIVGSEKYIFHLLPSGVLHPGKTCVIGAGVVLDPEVLVKEIELLKAKGIFRPEDLLISKDAHLIMPYHKKLDIAREKLRGAAKIGTTGRGIGPAYEDKVARCGIKCGDLFDADAFRRKLEANLVEKSQFIKTILGEEGFDAGQVHEAYMSYASAMAPFIRDTSRFLWSASEEGKKILFEGAQGTLLDIDHGTYPYVTSSSTVAGGAVTGSGIGPSRIDKVIGITKAYCTRVGEGPFPTELSGAEAEWLREQGGEYGATTGRPRRCGWFDAVALRYAARVNGLDGLVITKLDVLDKLDKIKVCTGYRYKGKLIDDFPTEGAVLSGCEPVYEEIEGWRAPTQGVTSFEKLPSKARDYVRRLEELSGVEAVIVSVGANRKDAIVIKDPFK, from the coding sequence ATGGCCAGGAACATAGTAATAGTAGGCGCCCAGTGGGGGGACGAGGGCAAGGGAAAGATCGTCGACATCCTCACGGAGAGCGCGGACGTGGTCGTCCGCTTTCAGGGCGGGAATAACGCGGGGCATACCGTTATCGTCGGTTCGGAGAAATACATATTCCACCTTCTTCCTTCCGGCGTGCTCCATCCGGGAAAGACCTGCGTAATCGGCGCTGGCGTGGTGCTCGACCCCGAGGTGCTCGTGAAGGAGATAGAGCTCCTTAAGGCGAAAGGCATCTTCAGGCCCGAGGACCTCCTTATAAGCAAGGACGCGCACCTTATAATGCCCTACCATAAGAAGCTGGACATAGCGCGCGAGAAACTGAGAGGCGCTGCGAAAATAGGCACAACCGGCCGCGGCATAGGCCCGGCCTACGAGGACAAGGTCGCAAGGTGCGGCATAAAATGCGGCGACCTCTTCGACGCCGACGCCTTCAGGCGGAAACTCGAGGCCAACCTCGTCGAGAAGAGCCAGTTCATAAAGACCATACTCGGCGAGGAAGGATTCGACGCCGGCCAGGTCCATGAGGCTTACATGTCCTATGCCTCGGCCATGGCGCCGTTCATAAGGGACACCTCCAGGTTTCTCTGGTCCGCCTCGGAAGAGGGCAAGAAGATACTCTTCGAGGGCGCCCAGGGCACGCTCCTCGACATAGACCATGGCACTTACCCGTATGTCACATCCAGCAGCACGGTCGCGGGCGGAGCGGTCACCGGGAGCGGCATAGGGCCTTCAAGGATAGACAAGGTAATAGGCATAACAAAGGCGTACTGCACAAGGGTGGGCGAGGGTCCCTTCCCGACCGAGCTTTCCGGGGCCGAGGCCGAATGGCTCCGCGAGCAGGGTGGGGAGTACGGCGCGACCACAGGAAGACCGAGGAGGTGCGGCTGGTTCGACGCAGTGGCCTTGAGGTACGCGGCCAGGGTCAACGGCCTTGACGGCCTCGTCATAACCAAGCTCGACGTGCTCGACAAGCTCGATAAGATAAAGGTCTGCACCGGGTACAGATACAAGGGGAAGTTGATAGACGACTTCCCGACCGAAGGGGCCGTCCTTTCCGGCTGCGAGCCGGTCTACGAAGAGATCGAGGGCTGGCGCGCGCCCACGCAGGGTGTAACGAGCTTTGAGAAGCTCCCCTCAAAGGCAAGGGATTATGTGAGGAGGCTCGAGGAGCTATCGGGTGTGGAGGCCGTGATAGTCTCGGTGGGCGCGAACAGGAAGGACGCCATCGTAATAAAGGACCCGTTCAAGTAA
- the hisZ gene encoding ATP phosphoribosyltransferase regulatory subunit — protein sequence MINSPTISLPQGVRDILPEEAERIGAVESGILSVFSRYGFRKVITPLLEYADVLSIGAGSDLLESVIKFIDPPTGRVIAIRPDITPQIARVAATRMRAHALPLKLCYNESVVRYQDTRDGRKREVLQIGAEYISAEASPEDDARMIIMAVEALKAVGLKDFKIDIGDVGFLKKVLESHFDEGLRKTVQGLLEKKDTSGLETLLGRIDSIGAGDKELLMNLTTFYGEEEVIEKAASLTKDPSALASLDYLGKVMEAIASSGLRDWITIDLGEVRGFDYYTGIIFEGFAPGIGKPILSGGRYDSLLEKYGYPCRATGFAFDVEQLSSGLEARTGGK from the coding sequence ATGATAAATTCGCCTACCATATCCCTGCCGCAGGGCGTAAGAGACATATTGCCTGAAGAAGCCGAGAGGATCGGGGCAGTCGAGTCCGGGATACTCTCGGTATTCTCAAGGTACGGCTTCAGGAAGGTGATCACGCCGCTACTCGAGTACGCGGACGTCCTTTCAATCGGAGCCGGGTCCGACCTCCTGGAGAGCGTCATTAAGTTCATAGACCCGCCCACCGGCCGGGTCATAGCAATAAGGCCGGACATAACGCCCCAGATAGCGAGGGTGGCCGCGACCAGGATGCGCGCTCACGCGCTTCCCTTGAAACTCTGCTATAACGAAAGTGTGGTAAGGTACCAGGACACGAGGGACGGAAGGAAGCGGGAGGTCCTGCAGATTGGGGCGGAGTACATATCCGCGGAGGCCTCCCCGGAAGACGACGCCAGGATGATAATAATGGCCGTCGAGGCGCTTAAGGCCGTGGGCCTTAAGGACTTCAAGATCGACATCGGCGACGTCGGGTTCCTTAAGAAGGTCCTTGAGAGCCATTTCGACGAGGGCTTGAGGAAAACGGTGCAGGGCCTCCTTGAGAAAAAAGACACCTCGGGGCTGGAAACGCTCCTTGGCCGAATTGACAGCATAGGCGCGGGCGACAAGGAGCTCCTTATGAACCTCACCACATTCTACGGCGAGGAAGAGGTCATAGAGAAGGCGGCTTCGCTCACGAAAGACCCTTCGGCCCTGGCCTCCCTCGATTATCTCGGGAAGGTGATGGAAGCGATAGCCTCCAGCGGGCTCAGGGATTGGATAACCATAGACCTCGGCGAGGTCAGGGGCTTCGATTATTACACGGGCATCATATTCGAAGGCTTCGCCCCGGGCATCGGGAAGCCCATCCTCTCGGGCGGCAGATATGACAGCCTGCTTGAGAAGTACGGGTATCCGTGCAGGGCCACTGGCTTCGCCTTTGACGTCGAGCAGCTCTCATCCGGCCTGGAGGCCAGGACCGGCGGGAAATGA